In the genome of Manis javanica isolate MJ-LG chromosome 17, MJ_LKY, whole genome shotgun sequence, one region contains:
- the LOC140847120 gene encoding LOW QUALITY PROTEIN: uncharacterized protein (The sequence of the model RefSeq protein was modified relative to this genomic sequence to represent the inferred CDS: inserted 1 base in 1 codon), with translation MAVYFSGEKWELLDEAHRHLDRGVMLENLALVASLELASSKSCMVIYLEQGKEPWVSNGYQKEHGGEKTFTCKEFDKDALESHDFLQHQAIHSEAPEWPYECRQCRQVFSCISNFVEHQKIHTGERPYECNECGKAFINSYXLARHQKVRNTERPFACRECEKAFQQTSKLILHQRSHTGERPYKCNQCRKAFSCPSNLVPHQRIHTGEKPYECPKFRKAFSQSSALIQHQKVHTRERPYESRECGKGFGYSSNLVKHWKVHTGKRPYECNQCGKAFSKNSILSQHQRVHTGEKPYECNKCGKAFRYSSNLSKHQKGHTGKDPSKCSRHRNIFSQSSSYTKHQKGHTRGGP, from the exons ATGGCCGTGTACTTCTCCGGGGAAAAGTGGGAGCTCCTTGATGAGGCTCACAGGCACCTGGACCGCGGTGTGATGCTGGAGAACTTGGCACTTGTAGCCTCGCTGG AACTTGCATCTTCCAAGTCCTGTATGGTTATCTACCTGGAACAGGGCAAAGAGCCCTGGGTGTCGAATGGG TACCAGAAGGAGCATGGTGGAGAGAAAACCTTCACATGCAAGGAGTTTGATAAGGATGCCCTGGAGAGCCATGACTTCCTCCAGCACCAGGCCATCCACAGTGAG GCACCAGAATGGCCTTATGAGTGCAGGCAGTGCCGGCAAGTCTTTAGCTGTATCTCAAACTTTGTTGAGCACCAGAAAAtacacactggagaaaggccttatgagtgcaatgaatgtgggaaagCATTCATTAACAGCT ATCTTGCTCGGCACCAGAAAGTTCGCAACACAGAAAGGCCTTTTGCATGCAGGGAATGTGAGAAAGCCTTCCAGCAAACATCTAAACTTATTCTGCATCAAAGGAGTCATACTGGAGAAAGACCTTATAAGTGTAACCAATGCAGAAAAGCCTTCAGTTGCCCCTCCAACCTTGTTCCACATCAGCgaattcatactggagaaaaACCTTATGAGTGTCCTAAATTTAGGAAAGCCTTCAGTCAAAGCTCTGCTCTCATCCAGCACCAGAAGGTTCACACCAGAGAAAGGCCTTACGAGAGCAGGGAATGTGGAAAAGGCTTTGGCTATAGTTCTAATCTCGTTAAGCACTGGAAAGTTCACACTGGAAAAAGGCCTTATGAGTGCAAccaatgtgggaaagccttcagtaAAAACTCCATCCTCAGTCAGCACCagagagttcacactggagaaaagccTTATGAGTGTAACAAATGTGGAAAAGCTTTCCGATACAGCTCAAACCTCTCTAAGCACCAGAAGGGTCACACTGGAAAAGATCCTTCTAAGTGCAGCAGACATAGGAACATCTTCAGCCAGAGCTCCAGCTACACTAAGCACCAGAAAGGTCATACCAGAGGAGGGCCTTAG